From the genome of Paraburkholderia aromaticivorans, one region includes:
- the rpmI gene encoding 50S ribosomal protein L35, whose protein sequence is MPKMKTKKSAAKRFVVRPGGTVKRGQAFKRHILTKKTTKNKRHLRGSTAVHDSDLNSVRAMLPFA, encoded by the coding sequence ATGCCGAAGATGAAGACCAAGAAGAGTGCTGCAAAGCGCTTCGTGGTGCGTCCGGGCGGTACCGTCAAGCGCGGTCAAGCCTTCAAGCGCCACATTCTTACCAAGAAAACCACCAAGAACAAACGCCATCTGCGCGGTTCGACGGCAGTTCATGATTCCGATCTGAACTCCGTACGCGCAATGCTGCCGTTCGCTTAA
- the rplT gene encoding 50S ribosomal protein L20, producing MPRVKRGVTARARHKKIIKLAKGYRGRRNNVYRIAKQAVMRAGQYAYRDRRNKKRVFRALWITRINAAVRQHDMTYSVFINGLKKASIELDRKVLADMAVFDKAAFAAIVQQVKAAVAA from the coding sequence ATGCCTCGAGTAAAACGTGGGGTTACCGCACGGGCCCGTCACAAGAAGATCATCAAGCTGGCCAAGGGTTACCGCGGCCGTCGCAATAACGTCTATCGCATCGCCAAGCAGGCGGTCATGCGCGCAGGCCAATACGCCTACCGCGATCGCCGCAACAAGAAGCGTGTGTTCCGTGCATTGTGGATCACGCGTATCAATGCGGCGGTGCGTCAGCACGACATGACGTACAGCGTGTTCATCAACGGCCTGAAGAAGGCTTCGATCGAACTCGACCGCAAGGTGCTGGCCGACATGGCTGTGTTCGACAAGGCTGCTTTTGCTGCGATCGTTCAGCAGGTGAAAGCCGCCGTTGCAGCCTGA
- the infC gene encoding translation initiation factor IF-3, giving the protein MATDKSAHRINGEITAPEVRLVGVENEPLGIVKLADAFRMSEQQDVDLVEIAPQAVPPVCRLMDYGKFKYQEAKKQHEAKLKQKVIQVKEVKFRPGTDDGDYNVKLRNLIRFLEDGDKTKITLRFRGREMAHQEIGMRMLERLRTDLDEVGQVEQMPKMEGRQMIMVLAPKKKK; this is encoded by the coding sequence ATCGCTACTGATAAGTCTGCGCACCGCATCAACGGTGAAATTACGGCACCCGAGGTGCGTCTGGTCGGAGTCGAGAACGAACCCCTCGGCATCGTGAAGCTCGCTGATGCGTTCCGCATGTCGGAACAGCAAGACGTGGATCTGGTTGAAATCGCTCCGCAAGCGGTCCCGCCAGTTTGCCGCTTGATGGACTACGGCAAGTTCAAGTACCAGGAAGCGAAGAAGCAACACGAGGCCAAGCTCAAGCAGAAGGTCATCCAGGTTAAGGAAGTCAAGTTCCGCCCGGGTACCGACGACGGCGATTACAACGTCAAGCTGCGCAACCTCATCCGCTTCCTCGAAGACGGCGACAAGACGAAAATCACGTTGCGTTTCCGTGGCCGCGAAATGGCTCACCAGGAAATCGGTATGCGCATGCTCGAGCGGCTGCGCACGGACCTCGACGAAGTCGGTCAGGTCGAGCAGATGCCGAAAATGGAAGGGCGCCAGATGATCATGGTGCTCGCTCCGAAGAAAAAGAAGTAA
- the pheS gene encoding phenylalanine--tRNA ligase subunit alpha, with product MDLDQIVADAQKAFAEASDVTTLENEKARFLGKSGALTELLKGLGKLDPETRKTEGARINLVKQQVEAALTARRQALADALLNQRLAAEAIDVTLPGRGTGAGSLHPVMRTWERVEQIFRTIGFDVADGPEIETDWYNFTSLNSPENHPARSMQDTFYVDGKDADGRQLLLRTHTSPMQVRYARTNTPPIKVIVPGRTYRVDSDATHSPMFNQVEGLWIDENISFADLKGVYTDFLKKFFERDDILVRFRPSYFPFTEPSAEIDMLFETGKNAGKWLEISGSGQVHPTVIRNMGLDPERYIGFAFGSGLERLTMLRYGVQDLRLFFENDLRFLRQFA from the coding sequence ATGGATCTGGACCAGATTGTCGCCGACGCGCAAAAAGCCTTCGCAGAAGCCTCCGACGTCACCACCCTCGAGAACGAGAAAGCCCGCTTTCTCGGCAAATCGGGTGCGCTGACCGAGCTGTTGAAGGGCCTTGGCAAACTCGATCCCGAAACGCGCAAGACCGAAGGCGCACGGATCAACCTCGTCAAGCAACAAGTGGAAGCCGCGTTGACGGCCCGCCGTCAGGCGCTGGCCGACGCGTTGCTGAACCAGCGCCTCGCCGCTGAAGCCATCGACGTCACGCTGCCCGGCCGCGGCACCGGCGCAGGCAGCCTGCACCCGGTGATGCGCACATGGGAGCGCGTCGAACAGATTTTCCGTACGATCGGTTTCGACGTGGCCGACGGCCCCGAAATCGAAACCGACTGGTACAACTTCACCTCGCTGAACAGCCCGGAGAATCATCCGGCGCGTTCCATGCAGGACACTTTTTACGTCGACGGCAAAGATGCCGACGGCCGCCAACTGCTGTTGCGCACGCATACCAGCCCGATGCAGGTTCGCTACGCGCGCACTAACACGCCGCCTATCAAGGTGATCGTGCCCGGCCGCACGTACCGGGTGGACAGCGACGCAACGCATTCGCCGATGTTCAACCAGGTCGAAGGCCTGTGGATCGACGAGAACATCAGCTTCGCGGATCTGAAGGGCGTCTACACCGACTTCCTCAAGAAATTCTTCGAGCGCGACGACATTCTCGTGCGCTTCCGTCCGTCGTATTTTCCGTTCACCGAACCGTCGGCCGAGATCGACATGTTGTTCGAAACGGGCAAGAACGCCGGCAAGTGGCTCGAAATTTCGGGCTCGGGCCAGGTTCACCCCACGGTGATCCGCAACATGGGCCTCGACCCGGAGCGTTACATCGGCTTTGCTTTCGGCAGCGGCCTCGAGCGGCTCACCATGTTGCGTTACGGTGTGCAAGACCTGCGTCTGTTCTTCGAAAACGACCTGCGTTTCCTGCGTCAATTCGCGTGA